In one Nocardioides luteus genomic region, the following are encoded:
- a CDS encoding alpha/beta hydrolase, whose amino-acid sequence MTETTTDQIFPDAPVRPPFDPELVPVLELVREAMPSLSAETLAVARQQSVDGFPGMEPVDLTVGGAVTVEERQVPGPEGDPDITLLILSPATDGPPRPAVYHTHGGGMVIGNRRLGVEMFLDQVAAGNAVVVSVEYRLAPEHPDPAPVEDCYAGLAWTAKNAAELGIDPERIMIAGASAGGGLAAGTALLARDRAFPKLSHQILICPMLDDRFQTHSSHMLDDEGVWDRQANLFGWTALLGDRRGGPDVSPYAAPARAEDLTGLPRTYIDTGSAETFRDETLDYARRLSEAGVSVDLHMWGGGFHGFDMMAAHAAVSRASIATRDEFIRRALEG is encoded by the coding sequence ATGACCGAGACGACCACCGACCAGATCTTCCCCGACGCCCCCGTCCGCCCGCCGTTCGATCCGGAGCTCGTGCCGGTCCTCGAGCTGGTACGCGAGGCGATGCCGTCGCTCTCGGCCGAGACCCTCGCGGTGGCGCGGCAGCAGAGCGTCGACGGCTTCCCCGGCATGGAGCCGGTGGACCTGACCGTCGGCGGTGCGGTCACGGTCGAGGAGCGTCAGGTCCCCGGCCCGGAGGGCGACCCCGACATCACGCTGCTGATCCTGAGCCCCGCCACCGACGGCCCGCCGCGGCCCGCGGTCTACCACACCCACGGCGGCGGGATGGTGATCGGAAACCGCCGGCTCGGGGTGGAGATGTTCCTCGACCAGGTCGCGGCCGGCAACGCCGTGGTCGTCTCGGTGGAGTACCGCCTCGCTCCGGAGCATCCCGACCCCGCGCCCGTGGAGGACTGCTACGCCGGCCTGGCCTGGACCGCCAAGAACGCGGCCGAGCTCGGCATCGACCCCGAGCGCATCATGATCGCGGGAGCGAGCGCCGGTGGCGGCCTCGCCGCCGGCACGGCGCTGCTCGCCCGCGACCGCGCCTTCCCGAAGCTGAGCCACCAGATCCTGATCTGCCCGATGCTCGACGACCGGTTCCAGACCCACAGCAGCCACATGCTCGACGACGAGGGCGTCTGGGACCGCCAGGCGAACCTGTTCGGCTGGACGGCGCTGCTCGGCGACCGCCGCGGCGGCCCCGACGTCTCCCCGTACGCAGCGCCGGCACGCGCCGAGGACCTCACCGGCCTCCCCCGCACCTACATCGACACCGGCTCGGCGGAGACGTTCCGCGACGAGACCCTGGACTACGCCCGGCGGCTCTCGGAGGCCGGCGTCAGCGTCGACCTCCACATGTGGGGCGGCGGATTCCACGGCTTCGACATGATGGCCGCACACGCCGCCGTCTCCCGCGCCTCGATCGCGACCCGCGACGAGTTCATCCGCAGAGCTCTCGAGGGCTGA
- the hrpA gene encoding ATP-dependent RNA helicase HrpA, whose protein sequence is MGDLMSESDQPAATSVAITYPAELPVTQRREDIAAAIRDHQVVIIAGETGSGKTTQLPKICLELGRGSNGIIGHTQPRRIAARSVAERIASELGTELGDLVGYQVRFTDKSSAASRIKLMTDGILLAELQRDRDLRRYDTIIIDEAHERSLNIDFLLGYLRRLLPRRPDLKLIITSATIDPERFAAHFSDVSTGEPAPIIEVSGRTYPVEVRYRPLMELSEETGPEKDGEGEVVVRDQTEAIVDAVEELSAEGPGDVLVFLPGEREIRDAADALGDALGLNRGGPSTGLVEIVPLFSRLSAADQHRVFSPHTGRRIVLATNVAETSLTVPGIKYVVDTGVARISRYSARTKVQRLPIEPISQASANQRSGRTGRVEAGIAIRLYSEEDFEGRPEFTDPEILRTNLASVILQMASLGLGDIARFPFVEAPDRRNITAGVQLLEELGAMRGQRLTKLGRRLARLPIDPRLARMVLEAERLGCVRDVIVVAAALSLQDPRERPGQDHPKEQAQADQLHARFKDETSDFLTWLNLWRYLKEQQRELSSSAFRRLCKREFLHYVRVREWQDLESQLRQVCREMKIDLGKGHRDVGHEAGEDKAAYDADGIHQALLSGLLSHIGALEERDQKADAARAREKRRPGPREYLGARGAKFAIFPGSTLHRKNPQFVMSAELVETSRLWARQNASIKPEWAERLGGDLVKRTYSEPHWSQKRASVMAREKVTLYGVPLVADRPVAFGKIDPELSRELFIRHALVYGEWRTNHRFLRDNAKLMEEAEELEHRARRRDIVVDEHALFDFYDRRLPASIVSGAHFDQWWKQARRETPDLLTFDLSMLTNEAAGEVTEADFPAEWDAGPLTFSLSYQFEPGAADDGLTIDVPVATLNRVGADDFSWLVPGLREELVTALIRSLPKPLRVSFVPAPDKARAFLKETPPGEEPLLTALERWARSTAGVHIPREAWDWAKVPEHLRPTYRVVGEDGRETARGKDLDALKAPLEGEFEAAIAEVAASAGHTRTGETTWVFGSIETTVTEKRAGHEVTVFPCLSDEGTTVGLVVAGSAEEAEARHRLGVVRLLLLALPDVGKQVVDGLSTMEKLALAGSPYPSAAELVEDCRAAVVRQLVDARPLPRTEEAYAALLAAAGTPADLVAAVRAVLADVMRALEAYRETDKALSGRADMFQLPALTDMKDQLARLVHRGFVAEAGAQQIRRYPTYLKAIVERRRKLDADLRADRTTHDRIASLQEAYLHQVEALPEGRPPGPRLRQVRWMLEEYRVQLWAQHLGTAEKVSDTRIRKLLG, encoded by the coding sequence ATGGGAGACCTCATGTCCGAGTCCGACCAGCCCGCCGCCACCTCCGTCGCGATCACCTATCCCGCGGAGCTCCCGGTCACCCAGCGCCGCGAGGACATCGCCGCGGCCATCCGTGACCACCAGGTCGTGATCATCGCCGGTGAGACCGGGTCCGGGAAGACGACCCAGCTGCCCAAGATCTGCCTGGAGCTGGGCCGGGGTTCGAACGGGATCATCGGGCACACCCAGCCCCGCCGGATCGCGGCACGATCGGTCGCGGAGCGGATCGCCTCCGAGCTCGGCACCGAGCTCGGCGACCTGGTCGGCTATCAGGTGCGGTTCACCGACAAGTCGTCTGCCGCGAGCCGGATCAAGCTGATGACCGACGGCATCCTGCTCGCCGAGCTGCAGCGCGACCGCGACCTGCGCCGCTACGACACGATCATCATCGACGAGGCCCACGAGCGGTCGCTCAACATCGACTTCCTGCTGGGCTACCTGCGCCGGCTGCTGCCGCGGCGCCCGGACCTGAAGCTGATCATCACCTCGGCGACCATCGACCCGGAGCGGTTCGCGGCCCACTTCTCCGATGTGAGCACCGGTGAGCCGGCGCCGATCATCGAGGTCTCCGGGCGCACCTATCCGGTCGAGGTCCGCTACCGGCCGCTGATGGAGCTCTCCGAAGAGACTGGGCCTGAAAAGGATGGGGAGGGCGAGGTCGTCGTCCGCGACCAGACCGAGGCCATCGTCGACGCGGTCGAGGAGCTCTCCGCCGAGGGGCCCGGCGACGTGCTCGTCTTCCTCCCCGGTGAGCGGGAGATCCGGGACGCGGCCGATGCGCTCGGCGATGCGCTGGGGTTGAACCGCGGCGGCCCGTCGACCGGTCTCGTCGAGATCGTGCCCCTGTTCTCGAGGCTCTCGGCCGCCGACCAGCACCGGGTCTTCTCACCCCACACCGGCCGCCGGATCGTGCTCGCGACCAACGTCGCCGAGACCTCGCTGACGGTCCCCGGGATCAAGTACGTCGTCGACACCGGTGTCGCCCGGATCTCGCGCTACTCCGCACGCACCAAGGTGCAGCGGCTGCCCATCGAGCCGATCTCGCAGGCCTCGGCGAACCAGCGCTCGGGACGTACGGGGCGGGTCGAGGCGGGCATCGCGATCCGGCTCTACTCCGAGGAGGACTTCGAGGGACGGCCGGAGTTCACCGACCCGGAGATCCTGCGGACCAACCTGGCGTCGGTCATCCTGCAGATGGCCTCGCTCGGGCTCGGTGACATCGCCCGGTTCCCGTTCGTGGAGGCGCCGGACCGGCGCAACATCACCGCCGGCGTACAGCTGCTGGAGGAGCTCGGCGCGATGCGCGGGCAGCGGCTGACGAAGCTGGGCCGGCGGCTGGCCAGGCTGCCCATCGACCCGCGGCTGGCGCGGATGGTGCTCGAGGCCGAGCGGCTCGGGTGCGTACGCGACGTCATCGTCGTCGCCGCCGCGCTCTCGCTCCAGGACCCGCGTGAGCGGCCGGGCCAGGACCACCCCAAGGAGCAGGCGCAGGCCGACCAGCTGCACGCGCGGTTCAAGGACGAGACCTCCGACTTCCTCACCTGGCTCAACCTGTGGCGCTATCTGAAGGAGCAGCAGCGCGAGCTCTCGTCCTCGGCGTTCCGGCGGCTGTGCAAGCGGGAGTTCCTCCACTACGTACGCGTCCGGGAGTGGCAGGACCTGGAGTCGCAGCTGCGGCAGGTGTGCCGGGAGATGAAGATCGATCTCGGCAAGGGGCATCGCGACGTCGGTCACGAGGCCGGGGAGGACAAGGCCGCCTACGACGCCGACGGGATCCACCAGGCGCTGCTCTCCGGGCTGCTCTCGCACATCGGGGCGCTGGAGGAGCGGGACCAGAAGGCCGACGCGGCGCGGGCCCGGGAGAAGCGGCGGCCGGGACCGCGGGAGTACCTGGGCGCCCGGGGTGCGAAGTTCGCGATCTTCCCCGGCTCGACGCTGCACCGGAAGAACCCGCAGTTCGTGATGTCGGCGGAGCTGGTCGAGACCTCCCGCCTCTGGGCCCGGCAGAACGCCTCGATCAAGCCCGAGTGGGCCGAGCGACTCGGCGGTGACCTGGTCAAACGCACCTACTCCGAGCCGCACTGGTCGCAGAAGCGCGCCTCGGTGATGGCCCGGGAGAAGGTGACCCTCTACGGCGTTCCGCTGGTCGCGGACCGTCCCGTCGCCTTCGGCAAGATCGATCCCGAGCTGTCTCGTGAGCTCTTCATCCGGCACGCGCTGGTCTACGGCGAGTGGCGCACCAACCACCGTTTCCTCCGCGACAACGCGAAGCTGATGGAGGAGGCGGAGGAGCTCGAGCACCGGGCCCGCCGCCGCGACATCGTGGTCGACGAGCACGCGCTCTTCGACTTCTACGACCGCCGGCTCCCGGCGTCCATCGTGTCCGGGGCCCACTTCGACCAGTGGTGGAAGCAGGCCCGGCGGGAGACGCCCGACCTGCTCACCTTCGACCTGTCGATGCTCACCAACGAAGCCGCGGGCGAGGTCACCGAGGCCGACTTCCCGGCCGAGTGGGACGCAGGGCCGCTGACCTTCTCGCTGAGCTACCAGTTCGAGCCGGGTGCCGCCGACGACGGGCTGACGATCGACGTACCGGTCGCCACGCTCAACCGCGTCGGCGCCGACGACTTCTCCTGGCTGGTGCCGGGGCTGCGCGAGGAGCTGGTGACCGCGCTGATCCGGTCGCTGCCCAAGCCGCTCCGGGTCAGCTTCGTTCCGGCTCCCGACAAGGCGCGTGCCTTCCTGAAGGAGACCCCGCCGGGGGAGGAGCCGCTACTGACCGCGCTGGAGCGCTGGGCGCGCTCGACCGCGGGCGTGCACATCCCGCGCGAGGCGTGGGACTGGGCCAAGGTGCCCGAGCACCTGCGGCCGACCTACCGGGTCGTCGGCGAGGACGGTCGCGAGACGGCCCGCGGCAAGGACCTGGACGCGCTCAAGGCGCCGCTGGAGGGCGAGTTCGAGGCAGCGATCGCCGAGGTCGCCGCCTCGGCCGGCCACACCCGCACCGGCGAGACGACCTGGGTCTTCGGCTCGATCGAGACCACGGTCACCGAGAAGCGCGCCGGCCACGAGGTCACCGTCTTCCCGTGCCTCTCCGACGAGGGCACGACGGTCGGTCTCGTCGTCGCCGGCTCCGCCGAGGAGGCCGAGGCGCGTCATCGTCTCGGCGTCGTCAGGCTGCTGCTCCTGGCCCTGCCCGACGTCGGCAAGCAGGTCGTCGACGGGCTCTCCACCATGGAGAAGCTCGCCCTGGCCGGGTCTCCCTACCCCAGCGCCGCCGAGCTCGTCGAGGACTGCCGTGCCGCCGTCGTCCGCCAGCTCGTCGATGCCCGTCCGCTGCCGCGGACCGAGGAGGCGTACGCCGCGCTGCTGGCCGCCGCCGGCACGCCGGCCGACCTCGTCGCCGCCGTCCGGGCGGTCCTCGCCGACGTGATGCGGGCGCTCGAGGCGTACCGCGAGACCGACAAGGCGCTCTCCGGGCGGGCCGACATGTTCCAGCTCCCGGCCCTGACCGACATGAAGGACCAGCTCGCCCGGCTGGTCCACCGGGGCTTCGTCGCCGAGGCCGGTGCCCAGCAAATCCGGCGGTACCCGACCTATCTGAAGGCCATCGTCGAGCGCCGTCGCAAGCTCGACGCCGACCTGCGCGCCGACCGCACCACCCACGACCGGATCGCGTCGCTCCAGGAGGCCTACCTGCACCAGGTCGAGGCGCTGCCCGAGGGCCGGCCGCCCGGGCCGAGGCTGCGGCAGGTGCGGTGGATGCTCGAGGAGTACCGCGTCCAGCTCTGGGCCCAGCATCTCGGCACCGCCGAGAAGGTCTCCGACACGCGGATCCGCAAGCTGCTCGGCTGA
- a CDS encoding type II toxin-antitoxin system PemK/MazF family toxin produces the protein MTDTQPTSREGAISYEPEIGDGNADPGEVVWGWVPYEDDETQGKDRPVLVIGQKAGLLLCLMLTSKDHDRDEAQEARYGRHWMDVGTGGWDRQGRPSEVRLDRLIRMDPADVRREGDVLAKEIFDDVIKAARDHLA, from the coding sequence GTGACCGACACCCAGCCCACCTCGCGCGAGGGCGCCATCTCCTACGAGCCCGAGATCGGCGACGGCAACGCCGACCCGGGCGAGGTCGTGTGGGGCTGGGTGCCCTACGAGGACGACGAAACGCAGGGCAAGGACCGGCCCGTCCTCGTCATCGGCCAGAAGGCCGGCCTGCTCCTCTGCCTGATGCTGACCAGCAAGGACCACGATCGTGACGAGGCCCAGGAGGCCCGGTACGGTCGGCACTGGATGGATGTCGGCACCGGCGGCTGGGACCGTCAGGGCCGGCCCTCGGAGGTGCGCCTGGACCGGCTGATCCGGATGGACCCCGCCGACGTACGCCGTGAGGGCGATGTGCTGGCCAAGGAGATCTTCGATGATGTGATCAAGGCCGCACGCGATCACCTCGCCTGA
- a CDS encoding ABC transporter substrate-binding protein has product MATALLVTVLSVSLAACGGEPASKPSPSTATKAPTKVKLVFGVSGHKTLVDTYKQLAAEYTQDVPNVTVEVKSWPTADQLTAAVTGGEKVDVVLTPRADVKMFAEDKRIQPVDTLLEARNVDFGDKYSREAMEDFSVERRLECMPYSVSPQVVYVNTGLIDFDAMKEEGLPTPTVRADGSLRGWTLEQFGSAMTYAAEHHKGVRGTYVEQNLSALMPWLAGAGATLFDDPLAPTTTALGDSAGAYEDLVEVLAQPNVLATAKDLGGRTPFQAFKQGRLVALAGDRSLVSDLRATDGMEWDVMPMPGGNGTTGDYAGLCMGSEAADPDATADFLTYLISTESVVKMVRTGHFVPVNSEVGYAPVFTQPERNPRNARIFTDTVRDMQVLPEAAQLAQLQKVAAVAVRGSLAVAEPDQVEEFAVQIDELSKTVFPQPTPSGSPSPSTSPSS; this is encoded by the coding sequence ATGGCAACGGCGCTTCTGGTGACGGTTCTCTCGGTGTCCCTCGCCGCCTGCGGCGGTGAGCCGGCCTCGAAGCCCTCGCCGAGCACCGCGACGAAGGCGCCGACCAAGGTGAAGCTCGTCTTCGGGGTCTCCGGCCACAAGACGCTGGTCGACACCTACAAGCAGCTGGCCGCCGAATACACCCAGGACGTCCCCAACGTCACCGTCGAGGTGAAGTCCTGGCCGACGGCCGACCAGCTCACCGCGGCGGTCACCGGCGGCGAGAAGGTCGACGTGGTGCTGACCCCCCGCGCCGACGTGAAGATGTTCGCCGAGGACAAGCGGATCCAGCCCGTCGACACCCTGCTCGAGGCCCGCAACGTCGACTTCGGCGACAAGTACTCCCGCGAGGCGATGGAGGACTTCTCCGTCGAGCGTCGCCTCGAGTGCATGCCCTACTCCGTCTCGCCGCAGGTCGTCTACGTCAACACCGGGCTGATCGACTTCGACGCCATGAAGGAGGAGGGCCTTCCGACCCCCACCGTCCGGGCCGACGGCTCGCTGCGGGGCTGGACCCTCGAGCAGTTCGGCTCGGCGATGACCTACGCCGCCGAGCACCACAAGGGTGTCCGGGGCACCTACGTCGAGCAGAACCTCTCCGCGCTGATGCCCTGGCTGGCCGGCGCCGGTGCCACGCTCTTCGACGACCCGCTGGCCCCGACGACCACGGCGCTCGGTGACTCGGCCGGGGCCTACGAGGACCTGGTCGAGGTGCTCGCCCAGCCCAACGTGCTGGCCACCGCGAAGGACCTCGGCGGTCGCACCCCGTTCCAGGCCTTCAAGCAGGGCCGCCTGGTCGCGCTGGCCGGCGACCGTTCGCTGGTCTCGGACCTGCGGGCGACCGACGGCATGGAGTGGGACGTGATGCCGATGCCGGGTGGCAACGGCACCACCGGTGACTACGCCGGCCTGTGCATGGGCTCCGAGGCCGCCGACCCCGACGCCACCGCCGACTTCCTCACCTACCTCATCTCGACCGAGTCGGTCGTGAAGATGGTCCGCACCGGCCACTTCGTGCCGGTCAACTCCGAGGTCGGCTACGCCCCGGTCTTCACCCAGCCCGAGCGCAACCCCAGGAACGCCCGCATCTTCACCGACACCGTGCGTGACATGCAGGTCCTCCCCGAGGCCGCCCAGCTCGCCCAGCTCCAGAAGGTCGCCGCCGTCGCGGTCCGGGGCTCGCTGGCGGTCGCCGAACCCGACCAGGTCGAGGAGTTCGCGGTCCAGATCGACGAGCTGTCCAAGACCGTCTTCCCCCAGCCGACGCCGTCGGGCTCGCCGTCGCCGTCGACCTCACCCAGCTCCTAG
- a CDS encoding HRDC domain-containing protein, protein MIEDNAEAETGPDTPEDAAPAPLLTLRDGLPPVTDTDEGLVKAAAAIAAGTGPVGIDAERASGYRYSNRAYLIQLRREGSGIWLIDPIELTTMQPLVEALEGTEWILHAATQDLPCLSDLGLHPAALFDTELAGRLLGYPRVGLGTLVETVLGFTMLKEHSAADWSTRPLPDAWLEYAALDVEVLVELREALAAELVAQGKDAWARQEFDWLRGFEAPVRTDAWRRTSGMHRVRGRRGLAAVRELWTERDRIAQQRDVTPSRIIPDAAIVAAAQDLPQDKAALLGLKGFHGRGAERYVTSWVKALNRAVTMDEDELPVRSPRADGPPPPRAWADKDPAAARRLALARESVNALAEARNLPAENLLTPDFLRRAMWTPPATRDPGALLDGIIELLSGFGARGWQIALTAPLLTDAVLHADIEP, encoded by the coding sequence GTGACCGACACCGACGAGGGTCTGGTGAAGGCCGCGGCGGCCATCGCCGCCGGGACCGGGCCGGTCGGGATCGACGCCGAGCGTGCCTCCGGCTACCGCTACTCCAACCGCGCCTACCTGATCCAGCTGCGCCGCGAGGGCTCCGGGATCTGGCTGATCGACCCGATCGAGCTGACCACGATGCAGCCGCTCGTCGAGGCGCTCGAGGGCACCGAGTGGATCCTGCACGCCGCCACCCAGGACCTCCCCTGCCTCAGCGACCTCGGCCTGCACCCGGCCGCCCTGTTCGACACCGAGCTCGCGGGACGGCTGCTGGGCTATCCGCGGGTCGGCCTCGGCACCCTGGTCGAGACGGTGCTGGGCTTCACCATGCTCAAGGAGCACTCCGCGGCCGACTGGTCGACCCGGCCGCTGCCGGACGCCTGGCTGGAGTACGCCGCGCTGGACGTCGAGGTCCTCGTCGAGCTGCGCGAGGCGCTGGCCGCCGAGCTCGTCGCGCAGGGCAAGGACGCCTGGGCCCGTCAGGAGTTCGACTGGCTGCGCGGGTTCGAGGCGCCGGTGCGTACGGATGCCTGGCGGCGCACCTCGGGCATGCACCGCGTCCGCGGCCGGCGCGGCCTCGCCGCGGTGCGGGAGCTGTGGACCGAGCGCGACCGGATCGCGCAGCAGCGTGACGTCACCCCGAGCCGGATCATCCCCGACGCCGCGATCGTGGCCGCCGCACAGGACCTCCCGCAGGACAAGGCCGCGCTGCTCGGGCTCAAGGGCTTCCACGGCCGCGGCGCCGAGCGCTACGTCACCTCGTGGGTGAAGGCGCTCAACCGCGCGGTCACGATGGACGAGGACGAGCTCCCGGTGCGGTCACCGCGTGCCGACGGTCCTCCCCCGCCACGCGCGTGGGCCGACAAGGACCCCGCCGCCGCCCGGCGCCTCGCGCTGGCGCGTGAGTCCGTCAACGCCCTCGCCGAGGCCCGCAACCTTCCGGCCGAGAACCTCCTCACCCCCGACTTCCTGCGTCGCGCGATGTGGACGCCGCCGGCGACCCGTGACCCCGGGGCTCTGCTCGACGGCATCATCGAGCTCCTCTCCGGCTTCGGCGCGCGCGGCTGGCAGATCGCTCTCACCGCCCCGCTCCTCACCGACGCCGTCCTTCACGCGGACATCGAGCCCTGA